One window of Perca flavescens isolate YP-PL-M2 chromosome 15, PFLA_1.0, whole genome shotgun sequence genomic DNA carries:
- the il2rb gene encoding interleukin-2 receptor subunit beta isoform X2, with protein sequence MEILVSSYVLLVLASVHAAQSHKGSQGLSCVNDFVNNVSCTWDSSPVAPGVDCWIVGVKTTWISENNQKLRVKMSRSCKLKQHRNSPPGCSFVFENEEFNSFSDMPYISMQCNGTLVENITNYSPYNHIKMHPPGVPNVSSTANETRISWSQDSRRSHFFTSFDFEVQIKEKKQTWNEARTLYTQEEELRISALKLKGHHEVRVRVKPTEPAICHWSNWSPTTAWVGATDMVETSQDHDWLLFWTSLVICGVMLSLGLITVMLVVYRSCSSRGLLKGKPVPNPSKYFHSVHGGNLKKWLKPLPASESFFVAQPCDRISPVELCESWDVVPSTSPSSSTTSALLHFRSYPSASSATSRDVDHSSYSSSCFSNKGYFMSTSSGSSARSDPNPAYFTYHDDFYNLHNSHNLHVSLCPSLDTSQTYESLKREPQSPDSGFGLGKEDEEGEDDKMVVDVEGKEVSNDHHSPPLFILPFHLPSRMCPPSSAPPPPNAPSLTPIPSDSEQEDVPLVASSGSYAAWPMADAMCRSSSMPVEPCKTGYLTLKELQTTFSNKSI encoded by the exons ATGGAGATCCTGGTGTCCTCATACGTTCTGCTGGTTCTGGCTTCAGTGCACGCAGCCCAATCTCACAAAGGCTCGCAAG GACTGTCCTGCGTAAATGACTTTGTCAACAATGTCAGCTGTACATGGGACAGCTCTCCAGTGGCTCCTGGTGTGGACTGCTGGATCGTTGGTGTGAAGACAACCTGGATCTCTGAGAACAACCAGAAACTACGCGTAAAAATGAG tcGAAGCTGCAAGCTAAAACAACACAGAAACTCTCCTCCAGGCTGCAGTTTTGTCTTTGAAAATGAA GAATTCAACAGTTTTTCAGACATGCCCTACATCAGCATGCAGTGTAACGGGACGTTGGTGGAGAACATCACAAACTATTCACCATACAATCACA TCAAAATGCATCCTCCAGGAGTTCCCAATGTCAGCAGTACTGCCAATGAGACCAGGATATCATGGAGTCAAGACAGTCGTCGCTCTCACTTCTTCACATCCTTTGATTTCGAAGTTCAGAtcaaagagaaaaaacagacGTGGAAC GAGGCCAGAACTTTGTACACACAAGAAGAAGAGCTTAGGATATCTGCTTTGAAACTAAAGGGTCACCACGAGGTCAGGGTGCGAGTCAAACCCACTGAACCAGCCATTTGCCACTGGAGCAACTGGAGTCCAACAACAGCCTGGGTGGGAGCGACAGACATGGTGGAAACATCACAGGATCATG ACTGGCTTCTGTTTTGGACATCATTGGTAATATGCGGAGTGATGTTGAGCTTGGGTCTCATCACTGTAATGCTGGTCGTTTACAGGAGTTGTTCAAGCAGGGG GCTCCTCAAAGGGAAGCCAGTACCAAACCCTTCAAAATACTTCCACTCTGTCCACGGAGGAAATCTAAAG AAATGGCTGAAGCCTCTGCCAGCTTCTGAGTCGTTCTTCGTGGCCCAGCCATGCGACCGCATCTCCCCGGTTGAGTTGTGCGAAAGCTGGGATGTGGTcccctccacctctccctcctccagcaCCACCAGCGCCCTGCTTCACTTCAGGAGCTACCCCTCGGCTAGCTCAGCCACCAGCAGGGATGTTGACCATTCCTCCTACTCTTCATCCTGCTTTTCTAACAAGGGCTACTTCATGTCCACCTCCTCCGGGAGCTCAGCTCGATCTGACCCCAATCCTGCCTACTTCACCTATCATGATGATTTCTACAATCTGCACAACAGCCACAACCTTCACGTCTCCCTCTGCCCTTCGTTGGACACCTCTCAGACCTATGAGAGCTTGAAGAGGGAGCCGCAGAGCCCAGACTCTGGCTTTGGCCTCGGAAAGGAAGATGAAGAAGGCGAGGACGATAAAATGGTCGTGGATGTGGAAGGGAAAGAGGTTTCGAACGATCACCATAGCCCTCCTCTTTTCATTCTCCCTTTCCATCTTCCTTCCCGGATGTGCCCCCCCTCCTCTGCTCCACCCCCTCCTAACGCTCCCAGTTTAACTCCGATACCCTCTGATAGCGAACAGGAAGATGTACCTTTGGTGGCTAGTAGTGGCAGCTACGCCGCCTGGCCTATGGCTGATGCCATGTGCAGGTCTTCCTCCATGCCTGTGGAGCCCTGTAAAACAGGGTATCTGACCCTCAAAGAGCTCCAGACAACATTCAGCAATAAATCAATCTAA
- the il2rb gene encoding interleukin-2 receptor subunit beta isoform X1, which produces MSPIVVKAMEILVSSYVLLVLASVHAAQSHKGSQGLSCVNDFVNNVSCTWDSSPVAPGVDCWIVGVKTTWISENNQKLRVKMSRSCKLKQHRNSPPGCSFVFENEEFNSFSDMPYISMQCNGTLVENITNYSPYNHIKMHPPGVPNVSSTANETRISWSQDSRRSHFFTSFDFEVQIKEKKQTWNEARTLYTQEEELRISALKLKGHHEVRVRVKPTEPAICHWSNWSPTTAWVGATDMVETSQDHDWLLFWTSLVICGVMLSLGLITVMLVVYRSCSSRGLLKGKPVPNPSKYFHSVHGGNLKKWLKPLPASESFFVAQPCDRISPVELCESWDVVPSTSPSSSTTSALLHFRSYPSASSATSRDVDHSSYSSSCFSNKGYFMSTSSGSSARSDPNPAYFTYHDDFYNLHNSHNLHVSLCPSLDTSQTYESLKREPQSPDSGFGLGKEDEEGEDDKMVVDVEGKEVSNDHHSPPLFILPFHLPSRMCPPSSAPPPPNAPSLTPIPSDSEQEDVPLVASSGSYAAWPMADAMCRSSSMPVEPCKTGYLTLKELQTTFSNKSI; this is translated from the exons TCCTATTGTGGTCAAGGCTATGGAGATCCTGGTGTCCTCATACGTTCTGCTGGTTCTGGCTTCAGTGCACGCAGCCCAATCTCACAAAGGCTCGCAAG GACTGTCCTGCGTAAATGACTTTGTCAACAATGTCAGCTGTACATGGGACAGCTCTCCAGTGGCTCCTGGTGTGGACTGCTGGATCGTTGGTGTGAAGACAACCTGGATCTCTGAGAACAACCAGAAACTACGCGTAAAAATGAG tcGAAGCTGCAAGCTAAAACAACACAGAAACTCTCCTCCAGGCTGCAGTTTTGTCTTTGAAAATGAA GAATTCAACAGTTTTTCAGACATGCCCTACATCAGCATGCAGTGTAACGGGACGTTGGTGGAGAACATCACAAACTATTCACCATACAATCACA TCAAAATGCATCCTCCAGGAGTTCCCAATGTCAGCAGTACTGCCAATGAGACCAGGATATCATGGAGTCAAGACAGTCGTCGCTCTCACTTCTTCACATCCTTTGATTTCGAAGTTCAGAtcaaagagaaaaaacagacGTGGAAC GAGGCCAGAACTTTGTACACACAAGAAGAAGAGCTTAGGATATCTGCTTTGAAACTAAAGGGTCACCACGAGGTCAGGGTGCGAGTCAAACCCACTGAACCAGCCATTTGCCACTGGAGCAACTGGAGTCCAACAACAGCCTGGGTGGGAGCGACAGACATGGTGGAAACATCACAGGATCATG ACTGGCTTCTGTTTTGGACATCATTGGTAATATGCGGAGTGATGTTGAGCTTGGGTCTCATCACTGTAATGCTGGTCGTTTACAGGAGTTGTTCAAGCAGGGG GCTCCTCAAAGGGAAGCCAGTACCAAACCCTTCAAAATACTTCCACTCTGTCCACGGAGGAAATCTAAAG AAATGGCTGAAGCCTCTGCCAGCTTCTGAGTCGTTCTTCGTGGCCCAGCCATGCGACCGCATCTCCCCGGTTGAGTTGTGCGAAAGCTGGGATGTGGTcccctccacctctccctcctccagcaCCACCAGCGCCCTGCTTCACTTCAGGAGCTACCCCTCGGCTAGCTCAGCCACCAGCAGGGATGTTGACCATTCCTCCTACTCTTCATCCTGCTTTTCTAACAAGGGCTACTTCATGTCCACCTCCTCCGGGAGCTCAGCTCGATCTGACCCCAATCCTGCCTACTTCACCTATCATGATGATTTCTACAATCTGCACAACAGCCACAACCTTCACGTCTCCCTCTGCCCTTCGTTGGACACCTCTCAGACCTATGAGAGCTTGAAGAGGGAGCCGCAGAGCCCAGACTCTGGCTTTGGCCTCGGAAAGGAAGATGAAGAAGGCGAGGACGATAAAATGGTCGTGGATGTGGAAGGGAAAGAGGTTTCGAACGATCACCATAGCCCTCCTCTTTTCATTCTCCCTTTCCATCTTCCTTCCCGGATGTGCCCCCCCTCCTCTGCTCCACCCCCTCCTAACGCTCCCAGTTTAACTCCGATACCCTCTGATAGCGAACAGGAAGATGTACCTTTGGTGGCTAGTAGTGGCAGCTACGCCGCCTGGCCTATGGCTGATGCCATGTGCAGGTCTTCCTCCATGCCTGTGGAGCCCTGTAAAACAGGGTATCTGACCCTCAAAGAGCTCCAGACAACATTCAGCAATAAATCAATCTAA